The DNA region CATCGGCGAGGTCAACGAGGTCGCCACCGCGATCGCCGCCGCGGTGCAGGAACAGGGCGCCGCGACCCAGGAGATCACCCGCAGCACGCAGTACGCGGCGCAGGGCACCAAGAACGTCTCGGAAAATATCACCGGCGTGAAGCTCGACGCCGACGCCTCGGCCACCGCCGCCGACGAGGTCAAGCACGCCTCCGAGACGCTGGAAACCCAGAGCCAGCAACTCGGCCATCAGGTCACCGCGTTCCTCGGCAAGATCCGCGCCGCGTGATCGCCACGCGGCTTTTTCAACCCGTCATCCTGAGCATGGGAACGCATGCCTCGCAGGCGACGCCAAACATTCAGCGTCGTCCCGGCGAAGTCCGGACCCCCTAACCACCGATGGTCATTGTTGCGCGTCGGTGGAACGACAAGTCCCACCCACAACCTCCGCCGCGGAGTATGGGTCCCGGCCTTCGCCGGGACGACAGTGGAGTATGGGGCGCCGTTTGCCGGTCAGGATTGACGGATCACTCGCGCGCCACCACGGCCGGGCGCTCGTATTTGGCGCGGATACGGTCGGGCACCGGGGTGAAGTTGAGCTCGGCACCGCGGCGGTCGGTGCGGCCGACCGACATCAATCCGTCCTTGCCGGCGACGATGTCGCCCTTGCGCAGGGTCGGGTCGTCCTCGATCTTGACTGCGGCGAGCCCGACCGGATCCTTGCCGTTGCAGGTGCACCCGGCGACGATCTCGTCACGATAGCGGAACGCGTTCGGCAGGTCGGCATAGGACTTGCCGCTCTCGGTCTCGGCGCTGTCGATGCTGCCGCCGTAGACCACCTCGGTCGCGGCTGACGGGCAGAAGCTGTTGCAGGTGTCCGCCTTGCTCTGGTTGCCGGTCGCCGCCAGCGGAAAGTAGCGGCCGTCGCAGGTCCGCACGCAATAGGCCTGGCCGCCGCCGGTGCTGATCCGCGGGCGCTCGACCCGCGCCGCGGGAGCCGGTGCATAGCCGTCGTCGAACGGCACCCGGATCAGCGGGGCCCGCCGCTCCGTGAAGCCGCCGAACAGCTGCTGGAAGAAATCCTGGGCGCGGGCGGCGGGCGCCAGCGCGACGCAGCACAAGGCCGCTATCCCGAATGCCCACCGCCTGCTGCGCCGTGTCGCCATGATCGGTCCTCAATACAGCGAGCCGGAGACCGGGATGTTCATCGCCTGGCGGCCCGACGGCAGCGTCATTACTGCCGACTGCCGCGCCGGCGCTGACCGGACTGAGATTTCGGTCGTCGACGGTCCGAGCTCACGCGCAGCCAGATGCGGCGCGTTCTTCGGCATGACGACCACCTTGGTGCCGACATCGACCCGGCTGAACAGGTCGGCGACGTCCTCATTGGTCAGGCGGATGCAGCCCGAGGAGACGAACTTGCCGATGGTCGAGGGATCATTCGTGCCGTGGATGCGGTACTCGCTGGAGCCGAGATACATCGCGCGCGCGCCGAGCGGGTTGCCCGGGCCGCCCGCCATGAAGCGCGGCAGATAAGGCTGGCGCTTGATCATCTCGGCCGGCGGATGCCAGTCCGGCCACTCCGCCTTATGGCTGATGGTCTGCACGCCGGCCCAGGTAAAGCCCTCGCGGCCGACACCGACGCCGTAGCGGATCGCCCGGCCGCCGCCGAGCACATAGTAGAGCGCGGTGTTGCCGGTATCGATGATGACGGTGCCGGGCGCCTCCGAGGTGTTGAGCGCGACGACGGTGCGGCGCAGCCGCTCCGGCAGGGCACCGTCTTCGGTCGCCTGATCATCCATCACCTGGCCGTTCGGAAATCCGTCCGGCTGGCTCGATGCGTAACCGAGCGCGCTGCTGTTCATTTGCTGCGCGTGCGCAGCGCCGCCGAGAACGAACGGTGCGGCGAACATCATACTGGCGAAGGCAAGGGTGCGCGCGGCGCGCGACGCAAGCCGGCGGCTGACGAGAGACTGCTGTGTCATGTGCTGCCCCTGAAGTGACGTGCATCGTGGTGATGCTGTGCCGGTCCAACGCGGATGGCGGCTTGCAGGTTCCGGCGCGAATCGTCGGAAAGTCTCGATTGTCAACCCGCTCGGCCTCACGACTCCGCGATGGAACCTTTTTCGACGCCACCAGTTTGTCTCGGCAGTTCGACGCGCGGGACGACTTCGCGACGCAGAATTGTTTGTCCTCGCGGGAGACAGTTTTGGTGCGCGCCTTTCCGAGTGAACGTCTGCTTGGCAACGCGAGCGAAGGCACGCCGGTCCCTGACAGCAAAGCCGACCTGCCGCCCATCATCCGGCGCACCGAAATCGTCACCTTCGCGCAGCTCACGTTGGTGATCATCGTGGTGGTCGCGGTGCTCTACGTCGCCCGCGCCTTCTTCCTGCCGATCACCATGGCCTTCATCGTCGGCACCATGCTGTCGCCGGCGGCAAACTTTCTCGAGCGTTACGGGATCCCGCGTGCATTGGGGGCCGTCCTGATCGTGATCGCAGTCGGCGCCGCCGTGACCTTCATGGTCGGGCTGATCGCCTCGCCGGTCATGGAATGGAGTTCGCGGCTGCCCGAGCTCGGTGGCATCCTGAAAGAGAAGATGCACGTGTTCGACCGGCCGCTCGCGCTGTGGCGGGAGCTGCAGAGCATGGTCGGCGGCTCGGATACGCTGGCGAGCTTCCAGCTGCCGAAATTCGAGTGGGTGCAGCCGACGCTGGAATTCGTGTCGCCGACCTTCGCCGAATTCCTGCTGTTCGTCGCGACCCTGATCCTGTTCATCGCGAGCTGGAAGGATCTGCGCCGCGCCATGGTGTTGACGTTCAGCGACCGGCAGGCGCGGCTGCGCACGCTACGCATCCTCAACGAGCTCGAGATCCATCTCGGCAATTACCTGCTGACCGTGACCATGATCAATGTCGCCGTCGGCATCCTGACCGGCGTGATCTGCGCGATCACGGGCATGCCGACCCCAGCTGGGTTGGGTGCGCTCGCGGCGACGTTGAACTTCATCCCGATCATCGGCCCGGTTGCGATGTTCATGGTGCTGGTGGTGGTCGGCATCATCTCGTCGCCGACGATCGGCGCCGGGCTGCTGGCGGCGGCCTG from Bradyrhizobium genosp. L includes:
- a CDS encoding L,D-transpeptidase, whose amino-acid sequence is MTQQSLVSRRLASRAARTLAFASMMFAAPFVLGGAAHAQQMNSSALGYASSQPDGFPNGQVMDDQATEDGALPERLRRTVVALNTSEAPGTVIIDTGNTALYYVLGGGRAIRYGVGVGREGFTWAGVQTISHKAEWPDWHPPAEMIKRQPYLPRFMAGGPGNPLGARAMYLGSSEYRIHGTNDPSTIGKFVSSGCIRLTNEDVADLFSRVDVGTKVVVMPKNAPHLAARELGPSTTEISVRSAPARQSAVMTLPSGRQAMNIPVSGSLY
- a CDS encoding AI-2E family transporter yields the protein MRAFPSERLLGNASEGTPVPDSKADLPPIIRRTEIVTFAQLTLVIIVVVAVLYVARAFFLPITMAFIVGTMLSPAANFLERYGIPRALGAVLIVIAVGAAVTFMVGLIASPVMEWSSRLPELGGILKEKMHVFDRPLALWRELQSMVGGSDTLASFQLPKFEWVQPTLEFVSPTFAEFLLFVATLILFIASWKDLRRAMVLTFSDRQARLRTLRILNELEIHLGNYLLTVTMINVAVGILTGVICAITGMPTPAGLGALAATLNFIPIIGPVAMFMVLVVVGIISSPTIGAGLLAAACFAVVTFMEGHFVTPTIVGRRLSLNALAVFLALAFWTWLWGPMGAFLSSPLLIVGLIMKEHLMPVNSPQLPEE
- a CDS encoding DUF2865 domain-containing protein, which translates into the protein MATRRSRRWAFGIAALCCVALAPAARAQDFFQQLFGGFTERRAPLIRVPFDDGYAPAPAARVERPRISTGGGQAYCVRTCDGRYFPLAATGNQSKADTCNSFCPSAATEVVYGGSIDSAETESGKSYADLPNAFRYRDEIVAGCTCNGKDPVGLAAVKIEDDPTLRKGDIVAGKDGLMSVGRTDRRGAELNFTPVPDRIRAKYERPAVVARE